The Myotis daubentonii chromosome 9, mMyoDau2.1, whole genome shotgun sequence genome has a segment encoding these proteins:
- the LOC132240692 gene encoding transforming protein RhoA-like produces the protein MAAIRKKLVLVGDGACGKTCLLIVFSKDQFPAAYVPMVFENYVADIEVDGKQVELTLWDTAGQEDYDRLRPLSYPDTDVILMCFSIDSPDSLENIPEKWTPEVKHFCPNVPIILVGNKKDLRNDEHTRRELTKMKQEPVKPEAGRDMANRIGVWGYVECSAKTKDGVREVFEMATRAALQARRGKKKSGCLVL, from the coding sequence ATGGCTGCCATCCGGAAGAAACTGGTGCTTGTTGGTGACGGAGCCTGTGGCAAGACTTGCTTGCTCATCGTTTTTAGCAAGGACCAGTTCCCAGCGGCGTATGTCCCTATGGTGTTTGAGAACTATGTGGCAGACATTGAAGTGGATGGAAAGCAGGTCGAGTTGACCTTGTGGGACACAGCCGGGCAGGAGGACTATGATCGCTTGAGGCCCCTCTCCTACCCGGACACGGATGTGATCCTGATGTGTTTCTCCATCGACAGCCCTGATAGTTTAGAAAACATCCCAGAAAAATGGACTCCGGAAGTCAAGCATTTCTGTCCCAATGTGCCCATCATCCTGGTTGGGAACAAGAAGGATCTTCGAAATGATGAGCACACAAGGCGGGAGCTAACCAAGATGAAGCAAGAGCCAGTCAAACCGGAAGCAGGCAGAGATATGGCAAACAGGATTGGCGTTTGGGGGTACGTGGAGTGTTCAGCAAAGACCAAAGATGGAGTGAGGGAGGTTTTCGAAATGGCCACGAGAGCTGCTCTGCAAGCCAGACGTGGGAAGAAGAAATCTGGGTGCCTTGTTTTGTGA